Proteins co-encoded in one Xiphophorus couchianus chromosome 16, X_couchianus-1.0, whole genome shotgun sequence genomic window:
- the LOC114160286 gene encoding apoptosis regulator BAX-like isoform X2, whose product MAEGGGGDQGNSSEQIVEVGAVLLKEMIDDSALSPSKDVFMKVAFQIFSDGRFNWGRVVALFYFACRLVIKALVTKIPDIIRTIINWTIDYLRDHVINWIREQGGWEGIRSYFGTPTWQTLGVFLAGVLTTALVMRKM is encoded by the exons ATGGcagaaggaggtggaggtgatCAAG GAAATTCATCTGAACAGATTGTGGAAGTCGGAGCTGTGTTGTTGAAGGA gATGATAGATGACTCCGCCCTGAGCCCATCAAAAGACGTCTTCATGAAAGTTGCCTTTCAGATCTTTTCTGATGGTAGATTCAACTGGGGCCGAGTGGTTGCGCTCTTTTACTTCGCCTGCCGACTCGTCATAAAA gCCCTTGTAACCAAAATCCCTGATATCATCAGAACAATAATTAACTGGACAATAGACTACCTCCGGGATCATGTGATCAACTGGATAAGAGAGCAAGGTGGCTGG gagGGAATTCGTTCCTACTTCGGCACGCCCACTTGGCAGACGTTGGGGGTCTTCCTGGCCGGTGTTCTTACCACTGCTTTAGTCATGCGCAAGATGTGA
- the LOC114160286 gene encoding apoptosis regulator BAX-like isoform X1: MAEGGGGDQGNSSEQIVEVGAVLLKDFIYERIRRHVDSDAVLTREQLGSQELCENHKKLAQCLQQIGDELDGNMDLQKMIDDSALSPSKDVFMKVAFQIFSDGRFNWGRVVALFYFACRLVIKALVTKIPDIIRTIINWTIDYLRDHVINWIREQGGWEGIRSYFGTPTWQTLGVFLAGVLTTALVMRKM; the protein is encoded by the exons ATGGcagaaggaggtggaggtgatCAAG GAAATTCATCTGAACAGATTGTGGAAGTCGGAGCTGTGTTGTTGAAGGA CTTCATTTACGAGCGGATTCGGCGGCACGTAGACAGTGATGCTGTACTGACCAGAGAGCAGCTCGGCTCACAGGAGCTGTGTGAAAACCACAAGAAGCTCGCTCAGTGCCTTCAGCAGATCGGAGATGAGCTTGATGGAAACATGGATCTGCAAAA gATGATAGATGACTCCGCCCTGAGCCCATCAAAAGACGTCTTCATGAAAGTTGCCTTTCAGATCTTTTCTGATGGTAGATTCAACTGGGGCCGAGTGGTTGCGCTCTTTTACTTCGCCTGCCGACTCGTCATAAAA gCCCTTGTAACCAAAATCCCTGATATCATCAGAACAATAATTAACTGGACAATAGACTACCTCCGGGATCATGTGATCAACTGGATAAGAGAGCAAGGTGGCTGG gagGGAATTCGTTCCTACTTCGGCACGCCCACTTGGCAGACGTTGGGGGTCTTCCTGGCCGGTGTTCTTACCACTGCTTTAGTCATGCGCAAGATGTGA
- the LOC114160286 gene encoding apoptosis regulator BAX-like isoform X3 codes for MDLQKMIDDSALSPSKDVFMKVAFQIFSDGRFNWGRVVALFYFACRLVIKALVTKIPDIIRTIINWTIDYLRDHVINWIREQGGWEGIRSYFGTPTWQTLGVFLAGVLTTALVMRKM; via the exons ATGGATCTGCAAAA gATGATAGATGACTCCGCCCTGAGCCCATCAAAAGACGTCTTCATGAAAGTTGCCTTTCAGATCTTTTCTGATGGTAGATTCAACTGGGGCCGAGTGGTTGCGCTCTTTTACTTCGCCTGCCGACTCGTCATAAAA gCCCTTGTAACCAAAATCCCTGATATCATCAGAACAATAATTAACTGGACAATAGACTACCTCCGGGATCATGTGATCAACTGGATAAGAGAGCAAGGTGGCTGG gagGGAATTCGTTCCTACTTCGGCACGCCCACTTGGCAGACGTTGGGGGTCTTCCTGGCCGGTGTTCTTACCACTGCTTTAGTCATGCGCAAGATGTGA
- the LOC114160279 gene encoding apoptosis regulator BAX-like, translated as MKRSNLYAEMLEKNMASGGEGNAEGSLKDTIVKQLIVLLKNFIWKQIERRSLGDAEVIRKALDAPQLCTPQMQKISQCLQVVGDQVDGDVQSAMKDQTIRPSIDNYIKVVLGIFSDGEINWGRVVTVFSFTCLFVLKAYEDNIYDMIKNIINWTIDYFRNKVVNWIKDQGGWEGIYSYVGTPTWQTVAIFLAGVLTTLFITHNARRP; from the exons atgaAAAGGTCAAACTTGTATGCggaaatgttagaaaaaaatatggcaTCGGGAGGAGAAGGAAACGCTGAAG GATCTTTAAAAGATACCATAGTGAAACAGCTAATTGTGTTGTTAAAGAA TTTCATCTGGAAGCAGATCGAAAGACGTTCACTGGGTGATGCTGAAGTGATTCGGAAAGCACTGGATGCACCACAGCTATGTACCCCACAGATGCAAAAAATCTCTCAGTGTCTCCAGGTTGTTGGAGATCAAGTGGATGGAGATGTTCAAAG TGCAATGAAAGATCAAACAATACGTCCCTCAATAGACAACTACATAAAAGTTGTCCTCGGGATATTTTCAGACGGTGAAATCAACTGGGGCAGGGTGGTTACAGTATTTTCCTTTACCTGcctatttgttttgaaa GCATATGAAGACAACATTTATGACAtgataaaaaacataatcaactgGACCATAGATTATTTCCGGAATAAGGTTGTCAACTGGATAAAAGATCAAGGTGGCTGG GAGGGGATTTACTCCTACGTTGGCACTCCCACATGGCAAACTGTGGCAATTTTTCTGGCTGGTGTTCTCACCACCCTTTTCATCACCCACAATGCGAGGCGCCCGTGA
- the rps11 gene encoding small ribosomal subunit protein uS17 — MADAQTERAYQKQPTIFQNKKRVLAVEGGKEAKEKIPRYHKSVGLGFKTPREAIDGTYIDKKCPFTGNVSIRGRILSGVVTKMKMQRTIVIRRDYLHYIRKYNRFEKRHKNLSVHLSPCFRDVTVGDIVTVGECRPLSKTVRFNVLKVTKAAGAKKQFQKF; from the exons ATGGCGGATGCTCAA accGAGAGGGCTTATCAGAAACAGCCCACAATCTTCCAGAACAAGAAGCGTGTTCTGGCTGTTGAGGGTGGCAAAGAGGCTAAAGAGAAGATCCCTCGCTACCACAAGAGTGTCGGGCTTGGCTTCAAAACCCCAAGAGAG GCTATTGACGGCACTTACATTGACAAGAAATGCCCCTTCACTGGGAATGTCTCTATCCGTGGCCGTATCCTCTCAG GCGTGGTGACCAAAATGAAGATGCAGAGGACCATTGTTATCAGACGTGACTACCTGCATTACATCCGCAAGTACAACCGCTTTGAGAAAAGGCACAAGAACCTCTCTGTCCATCTGTCACCGTGCTTCAG AGATGTCACAGTTGGAGACATTGTGACTGTTGGAGAGTGCCGACCCCTCAGCAAGACGGTGAGATTCAATGTTCTCAAGGTGACCAAGGCTGCTGGAGCCAAGAAACAGTTCCAGAAGTTTTAG